In the genome of Kluyveromyces marxianus DMKU3-1042 DNA, complete genome, chromosome 1, one region contains:
- the ATG22 gene encoding Atg22p, which produces MSYESVPGADSRVGFEQANRNIKGWYYYCFSSEPFIVSAVSTYVPLLLEQFARINGVKLHDHNAACEATDDKCVLPIFNGKWFIDTSSFALYTFSLSVFFQALLVVSVSGIVDKCYSISFKKRVLLVFGTIGAFSTWLVGTLKSDQYYTLAFLAVLGNCCYGVINVVGNSLLPVLVSCLEGTEDQAEVDIKTSVISGRGAFYGYFGALVVQISSLTLVRLSKNHDNLQIAILFVGIWWLIWQIPIAVLLQDVPFEAPQEASTFEWSNTGKYMTYGWKSLWESLKHAKLLKDVVIFLVGWFIISDSLTTINSTAILFAKTELKMTATNLIILSMLTMIMAMVGAVYIPRLLSEYLRLPLQRVLILIILWSSVIPLYGMSGFVFESIGLKHKFEMYFLAVWYGLSLGGLAAVSRSLFSLLVPRGKESTFFSLFNVTDKGSSIVGPLLIGLITDKTHNIRYAFYLLFFLLMASLPIFRELDVERGKRESRELSNMTTTI; this is translated from the coding sequence ATGAGTTACGAATCAGTGCCTGGTGCTGACTCCAGAGTGGGTTTTGAACAGGCTAATAGGAATATAAAGGGGTGGTATTACTACTGCTTCTCAAGCGAACCATTCATAGTGAGCGCTGTTTCGACATATGTACCACTACTATTAGAGCAGTTTGCTAGGATAAATGGAGTAAAACTTCATGACCATAATGCAGCATGTGAAGCTACTGATGATAAGTGTGTGTTGCCTATTTTCAATGGAAAATGGTTCATCGACACCTCGAGTTTTGCCTTATACACCTTCTCCCTTAGTGTGTTTTTCCAAGCACTTCTAGTCGTTAGTGTTAGTGGGATTGTCGATAAGTGCTATAGCATCTCATTCAAGAAGCGTGTTCTACTTGTATTTGGTACTATTGGTGCATTCTCTACGTGGCTTGTGGGAACATTAAAATCCGACCAGTACTATACATTGGCATTTCTCGCAGTGTTAGGCAACTGTTGTTACGGAGTAATAAACGTGGTTGGTAACTCTTTATTGCCTGTTCTCGTGAGTTGCTTGGAAGGAACTGAGGACCAGGCAGAGGTTGATATTAAGACTTCTGTTATAAGTGGTCGGGGTGCCTTCTATGGGTATTTTGGTGCCCTCGTGGTACAAATCAGTTCACTAACATTGGTAAGGCTGAGTAAAAATCATGATAACCTTCAAATTGCCATTCTGTTTGTCGGTATTTGGTGGTTAATTTGGCAAATACCTATAGCGGTTCTCTTGCAAGATGTTCCATTTGAAGCACCTCAAGAAGCTAGTACATTTGAATGGTCTAATACAGGTAAATACATGACATATGGATGGAAATCGCTTTGGGAATCATTAAAACACGCAAAACTATTAAAGGATGTTGTTATTTTCCTCGTAGGTTGGTTTATCATTTCAGACTCATTAACAACGATCAACTCTACTGCTATTTTATTCGCTAAAACAGAACTAAAAATGACAGCAACGAACTTAATCATTTTAAGTATGTTAACCATGATAATGGCTATGGTTGGAGCCGTTTATATACCACGTCTTCTGAGTGAATACTTAAGATTACCCCTTCAAAGGGTGTTAATACTCATAATCTTGTGGTCAAGTGTTATTCCTTTATATGGAATGAGcggttttgtttttgaaagtATAGGATTGAAACACAAGTTTGAGATGTACTTTTTAGCGGTTTGGTATGGGTTATCTTTGGGAGGACTAGCAGCGGTCTCCCGTTCATTGTTCAGTTTACTCGTCCCTCGGGGTAAAGAATCTACCTTTTTCAGTCTTTTCAATGTCACTGATAAGGGATCTTCTATTGTAGGGCCTCTATTGATCGGTCTAATAACCGACAAAACTCATAACATAAGATATGCTTTCTACTTattgttcttcctcttAATGGCATCCCTCCCAATATTCCGTGAATTGGATGTCGAAAGAGGCAAGAGAGAGTCTAGAGAATTATCTAATATGACTACCACTATATAG
- the SRO9 gene encoding Sro9p — translation MSGSVVSESAMVEAVNEQREESAPVVEQTEQSEQSQQSESVEANEAESEAEVKPKLVLAPLPKKSPWEETGSAEIKPLDLSKVVAAKNKKATSMGKSRSKGTPSLTGKEKWIPLDVDIVVKDKIPDVNANGNGNVNGASNGKGKKLKNKAKKDKPKNAKKGKGKESGKAKSSDAEGEKKSAKKSERPSSKNAVTDTRETSAPAEKTKENEKDADENESKNVDSTTEADASSDANPEGAEKAKNGASAKKGDRPHRRFTANSKPFFPRNQNYHNHHNHHNHHHSHPHQHMNHTNNHNHHHGAKSHRARQYVPVMYQQQNYTPSYVLVNELVRQIQYYFSIENLSKDNFLKSQMNAQGYVPLALISRFHRMLNLSYGDVGLILAALRELKNSTESNVNIAKLTSPFEDVQGNPLFQYALSSKVWTIDSESLQNAKSYETVELVGDELELFKIEPINPIIDSPKQQEQQEQQEQQEQQEQQEQPIAQDAQETTQD, via the coding sequence ATGTCCGGAAGTGTGGTAAGCGAGTCTGCTATGGTTGAAGCAGTTAACGAGCAGCGTGAAGAGTCTGCTCCAGTGGTTGAGCAAACTGAACAAAGCGAGCAAAGTCAGCAAAGTGAGTCAGTTGAAGCAAATGAGGCCGAATCTGAAGCTGAAGTGAAGCCTAAGTTAGTACTAGCTCCATTGCCTAAGAAGTCGCCATGGGAGGAAACTGGTTCTGCTGAAATCAAGCCTTTGGATTTGTCAAAAGTTGTTGCTGCTAAGAATAAGAAGGCTACGAGTATGGGCAAGTCACGTAGCAAAGGTACCCCATCTTTGACCGGTAAGGAGAAGTGGATTCCATTGGATGTGGATATTGTTGTGAAGGACAAGATCCCCGATGTGAACGCTAACGGTAATGGAAATGTTAACGGTGCCAGCAATGGTAAGGgcaagaaattgaagaataagGCTAAGAAGGACAAGCCAAAGAACGCCAAAAAGGGCAAGGGTAAGGAATCCGGAAAGGCAAAGTCTAGTGATGCTGAAggagagaagaagagcgCCAAGAAGTCGGAACGTCCGTCGAGCAAAAATGCAGTTACAGACACCAGAGAAACATCTGCCCCAGCGGAAAAGacaaaggaaaatgaaaaggatgCCGACGAAAATGAAAGCAAAAATGTAGATAGTACTACTGAAGCTGATGCTTCTTCTGATGCCAATCCAGAAGGTGCGGAAAAGGCCAAGAACGGTGCTAGTGCGAAGAAGGGCGACAGACCACATCGTCGTTTCACCGCCAACTCGAAACCTTTCTTCCcaagaaaccaaaactaTCACAACCATCACAACCATCACAACCATCACCACAGCCATCCCCATCAGCATATGAATCACACTAACAACCACAATCACCACCACGGAGCTAAAAGTCATCGTGCTCGTCAATATGTCCCGGTAATGTACCAACAGCAAAACTATACCCCATCTTATGTCTTGGTTAATGAGTTGGTTCGCCAGATCCAATACTACTTCAGCATAGAGAACTTGAGCAAGGACAACTTCTTAAAGTCCCAAATGAATGCTCAAGGCTACGTCCCATTGGCTTTGATCTCGAGATTCCATCGTATGCTAAACCTCTCTTACGGTGATGTTGGCTTAATTCTAGCCGCATTGAGAGAGTTGAAAAACTCTACTGAGTCCAACGTCAACATTGCTAAATTGACTTCGCCATTCGAAGATGTTCAAGGAAACCCATTATTCCAATATGCATTAAGTTCAAAAGTCTGGACTATCGATTCTGAATCCCTGCAGAATGCGAAATCTTATGAAACAGTTGAATTGGTGGGTGATGAACTagaattgttcaaaattgAACCTATCAACCCAATAATAGATTCTccaaaacaacaagaacaacaagaacaacaagaacaacaagaacaacaagaacaacaagaacaaccaATTGCACAAGATGCTCAAGAAACTACTCAAGATTAA
- a CDS encoding ribonuclease H family protein → MTDTGDRTDGTLYKDKGKKLGAHFGSHFSGIDHNVYMPDKLAEKLVDHYLTDVGRGFKDVLVSQKQAKEDQIALQTLSLDSDESSSSDESEATSSSIPIEPEIRCYPGRPEWKICENMIRNINLRKVILFCVDLEAYERNTKIVTEIGVTIYDPRENLAHSVLPLMRSYHYCIEEAWDLRNGRFVDDAKENFIFGDSILMPLDDVVNEVQFLVDKYLIPHNKEEHTWKRALVGHGVEGDIYWLESLNINLPKNVQRFDTLEFCDSMYSNHPSLKRLLNLCHIPTAYLHNAGNDSYYTLQLLLSMCDIGTRIKLRLDDWRYVRAKLDELYEQEQAEKQLKRASRNKQSEKNRANRIRSSARN, encoded by the coding sequence ATGACAGATACAGGTGACAGGACGGATGGGACCCTTTACAAGGACAAGGGTAAGAAGTTGGGAGCCCATTTCGGGAGTCATTTTAGTGGAATAGACCACAATGTGTATATGCCAGATAAACTTGCGGAGAAACTTGTGGATCATTATTTGACGGATGTGGGACGAGGGTTTAAGGATGTACTGGTATCGCAAAAACAGGCAAAGGAAGACCAGATTGCATTGCAGACGCTTTCCCTTGACAGTGATGAGAGTTCGTCATCCGATGAGAGCGAGGCTACTAGCAGTAGCATACCCATAGAGCCGGAAATTAGGTGTTATCCGGGCAGACCCGAGTGGAAAATATGCGAGAACATGATCAGAAATATCAATCTAAGGAAGGTTATATTGTTTTGTGTGGACCTGGAGGCATACGAACGAAACACTAAGATTGTCACTGAAATTGGAGTGACAATATACGACCCAAGAGAGAATCTGGCACATTCTGTGCTCCCATTGATGCGTTCATACCACTACTGCATAGAAGAAGCGTGGGACTTGCGTAATGGACGATTTGTAGATGATGCAAAGGAGAATTTCATCTTTGGCGATTCTATATTAATGCCGTTGGATGATGTAGTGAACGAGGTTCAATTCCTTGTGGACAAGTACTTGATACCTCACAACAAGGAGGAACACACGTGGAAAAGAGCGTTGGTAGGGCATGGCGTTGAAGGAGATATTTACTGGTTGGAGTCTTTGAATATTAATTTGCCCAAAAATGTCCAACGCTTCGATACCCTCGAATTTTGCGATAGTATGTATTCAAATCATCCTTCTCTCAAACGTCTCTTAAACCTTTGTCACATCCCAACAGCGTATCTACATAACGCCGGAAACGATTCATACTACACATTACAACTATTATTATCGATGTGTGATATTGGAACAAGGATAAAACTACGCCTAGATGACTGGCGTTATGTAAGAGCCAAACTGGATGAGCTATATGAACAGGAACAGGCCGAGAAGCAATTGAAACGTGCCAGTCGAAATAAACAATCCGAGAAAAACCGGGCGAATCGGATACGCTCCAGTGCTAGGAATTAA
- a CDS encoding DnaQ-like exonuclease domain-containing protein yields MSFGKSFRPGPRINNNQNKRDYNSMSSSKKLFGPVGKAIQAYQSALKTLKPVQPIKTNYSGVKVSPVVNKELHKYVQDYLNDFAKQSTKINAESNRRLKEKIDALSPSAQDDKEIIQKITASHIPKVSLLPGSSKWTEFSRVLTSVQTRNVICMSIDIEAWEKNPKIITEIGISIWDPRIESGQYSISSPSFDNHHILINESLALRNTQFMPDHKHQYLMGKSKIMSMKQCQVFIQELIDEYMIPDADAPESEPGYERAFVGHGFSGDLKWLQSLNLRIPENIPVFDTMKIFQSMYGSTGSGLGKALRLLQIPHAYMHNAGNDAYYTLRLLLHMCDIEKRKLLGLDDIEKVQNTIEQWRSHDSGGNPAGSSKRRRKNVATEFQGSVHY; encoded by the coding sequence ATGTCATTCGGTAAGTCTTTCAGACCCGGTCCAAGGATTAATAATAACCAGAATAAGAGAGATTACAATTCAATGtcatcttcaaagaaattgtTTGGCCCAGTTGGGAAAGCCATCCAGGCGTATCAATCAGCACTGAAAACCTTGAAACCAGTACAACCTATTAAAACAAATTATAGTGGTGTAAAAGTTTCCCCAGTTGTTAACAAAGAGTTACATAAATACGTCCAAGACTATTTGAACGATTTTGCCAAACAAAGCACCAAGATTAACGCGGAATCCAACAGGCgattgaaggaaaaaatagaTGCTTTATCACCAAGCGCCCAAGATGACAAGGAGATTATCCAAAAGATAACAGCCAGTCATATACCGAAAGTTAGTCTATTACCAGGGTCGAGCAAATGGACTGAATTTTCAAGAGTTCTAACGTCAGTCCAAACGAGAAACGTCATATGTATGAGTATTGACATCGAAGCTTGGGAGAAAAATCCAAAGATTATAACTGAGATTGGAATATCTATATGGGATCCACGCATAGAGTCCGGGCAATACTCAATTTCCAGTCCTTCCTTCGATAACCATCACATTTTAATAAACGAATCTCTTGCTCTTCGAAATACTCAGTTCATGCCAGACCACAAACACCAGTACCTCATGGGGAAATCTAAGATTATGAGCATGAAGCAATGCCAGGTGTTTATCCAGGAACTGATAGATGAATATATGATTCCAGATGCAGACGCACCCGAAAGCGAACCAGGTTATGAAAGAGCATTCGTAGGCCACGGCTTTTCTGGAGACTTGAAATGGTTACAGAGCTTAAACCTCAGAATACCGGAGAATATCCCAGTTTTCGACACTATGAAGATTTTCCAATCGATGTACGGATCCACTGGTTCTGGTTTGGGTAAGGCCCTTCGATTGCTCCAAATACCACACGCCTATATGCATAATGCGGGAAACGACGCTTACTACACCCTAAGACTACTACTACACATGTGTGATATAGAAAAAAGGAAGCTCTTAGGCTTGGACGATATAGAAAAAGTCCAGAATACCATTGAACAATGGAGGTCACATGACTCCGGCGGTAATCCTGCAGGTTCATCAAAGcgcagaagaaagaatgtCGCTACCGAGTTCCAAGGATCCGTCCATTACTAG
- the GRX1 gene encoding dithiol glutaredoxin GRX1 has product MAPVSTVSRVQGLINSSKIFVAAKTYCPYCQATLKTLFDDKKVNKDIATVLQLNELDDGAEIQDALLEISGQRTVPNIYINGKHIGGNSDLQELNSSGELDKLLAAL; this is encoded by the coding sequence ATGGCTCCTGTTTCTACTGTTTCCCGTGTTCAAGGGTTAATCAACTCTTCCAAGATTTTCGTTGCAGCCAAGACCTACTGTCCATACTGCCAAGCTACTTTGAAGACGCTTTTTGACGACAAGAAGGTCAACAAGGACATTGCAACTGTTTTGCAATTGAACGAACTTGATGATGGTGCCGAGATTCAAGATGCTTTGCTTGAAATCAGTGGCCAAAGAACCGTGCCAAACATTTACATCAACGGCAAGCACATTGGTGGGAACTCTGAtttgcaagaattgaaCAGCTCTGGTGAGTTGGACAAGTTGTTGGCTGCTTTGTAA
- the LSB5 gene encoding Lsb5p: MGLFTDHPCTSVTESINKAIIQDNYTLEVELGTILQLIRTGDVETNQTEAARAIRKRLKHGDIQQQSRALDLMNLFVSQLIHLPVFYSDFRLNKVLLDMSSGSGKYPKQISRKCTSYLIAWYHYLSRHQEVDGFDTLYSLCVKTYNNRNRRMKVMAKSYKKKNKSMPGFMNDTADRRSVIADERYGIPRINLEKETPKIKLLISDSLETAVSLSNTLLALPSNTKSTDSEECTAKFVQARAMRRKVLRYLQLITEGELLGALLHANEELVNSLMAFDELAGEEDMASLNRDDDSDLESSSEEEEEEAEEEEQESITSIQSNDPFSDNHKIKA, encoded by the coding sequence ATGGGTCTATTCACTGATCATCCATGCACTTCGGTTACGGAGTCGATAAACAAAGCGATAATTCAGGATAACTACACGCTTGAGGTGGAATTGGGTACAATTCTACAACTGATTAGAACAGGTGATGTGGAAACGAACCAAACGGAAGCGGCCAGAGCTATCAGGAAGAGGTTAAAACATGGGGATATTCAACAGCAGTCCAGAGCTCTAGACCTTATGAACTTATTTGTGTCTCAGTTGATCCATTTGCCAGTCTTTTACTCTGATTTCAGGCTAAACAAAGTGTTGCTGGACATGTCTTCTGGGTCAGGGAAGTATCCGAAGCAGATTTCAAGGAAGTGCACTAGTTATCTAATAGCCTGGTATCATTACTTGTCGAGGCATCAGGAGGTTGATGGTTTCGATACACTCTACTCATTATGTGTCAAGACGTATAACAACAGGAACCGTCGCATGAAGGTCATGGCCAAGTcatacaagaagaagaataagagCATGCCAGGTTTCATGAACGATACCGCTGACCGCAGGTCTGTTATTGCAGACGAGCGTTACGGGATCCCACGCATTAACCTCGAAAAGGAGACCCCGAAGATCAAGCTTTTGATCAGCGACTCATTGGAGACGGCAGTGTCATTATCAAATACATTACTGGCATTGCCTTCTAATACGAAATCCACAGACAGTGAAGAATGCACGGCGAAGTTCGTACAGGCCAGAGCTATGAGAAGGAAAGTCCTACGTTATTTGCAACTAATTACTGAGGGAGAGCTATTGGGTGCATTGTTGCATGCTAATGAAGAGTTGGTGAATTCGTTGATGGCTTTCGATGAGCTAGCTGGTGAGGAAGATATGGCATCACTGAACAGAGATGACGACAGCGATTTGGAATCATCTTccgaagaagaggaagaagaggcagaagaggaagaacaagaatcAATCACATCCATACAGTCCAACGATCCCTTCAGCGACAATCATAAAATTAAGGCATGA
- the MXR2 gene encoding peptide-methionine (R)-S-oxide reductase: MTTFAKQFARTMSKWTPVNPNLSAEQLRVLRDKGTERPNTGKFLHNKETGVYTCANCDQPIYESKTKFDSGCGWPAFYDAIPGSLTFTKDESYGMVRIEICCSKCGGHMGHVFEGEGWQKLLNLPTDQRHCVNSCSLNFKKET; the protein is encoded by the coding sequence ATGACCACTTTTGCAAAGCAGTTTGCGAGAACAATGAGTAAATGGACTCCAGTGAACCCTAATTTGAGCGCAGAGCAACTGCGTGTTCTCCGCGATAAAGGCACCGAAAGGCCTAATACTGGCAAGTTTTTacacaacaaagaaactgGTGTGTATACTTGTGCCAATTGTGATCAGCCAATATATGAAAGTAAAACAAAGTTTGATTCTGGGTGTGGGTGGCCCGCTTTTTACGATGCGATACCAGGATCTTTAACATTTACAAAGGACGAGTCGTACGGTATGGTTCGTATTGAGATATGTTGCAGTAAGTGCGGGGGCCATATGGGTCATGTatttgaaggagaaggcTGGCAAAAACTTTTAAATCTTCCAACTGATCAGCGTCACTGTGTCAACAGCTGTAGTTtaaacttcaagaaagagactTAA
- the EMI1 gene encoding Emi1p, translated as MKEFEKFKFCVLHSKDPVKVQEWYKDQWQKNQERRGTSDDIWKERV; from the coding sequence ATGAAAGAGTTTgagaagttcaagttctgTGTATTACACAGCAAAGACCCAGTAAAGGTTCAAGAGTGGTATAAAGACCAGTGGCAGAAGAACCAGGAGAGAAGAGGTACTTCTGACGACATCTGGAAAGAGAGAGTGTAA
- the STE50 gene encoding Ste50p, producing the protein MSGTNEWSTEEVCKKLKAELELDDAETYILDRIRENKITGSTLSEITLADCKELCPDNVSAVRLKTCINKFVDAEEQAPEQELVLTMKGLHQTLNEKLQEFQSNYAQLRLDLLEIVKRNTVSGIGMASSQSNQVPQQGPQSSSQDYFDRTPHHHSSHTPSSPKFRSNSNPGVTSQAGGTRNVSSPHTSTTPGSAGGPPGGAPAAPSSEPMKQLRASKEDSCEKVLRNAMKRHNLNEADWRQHVLVICYGDQERVLELDEKPVQIFKSLKQQGLHPAIMLRQKGDFEEVGEMAATPGGRL; encoded by the coding sequence ATGAGTGGTACTAATGAATGGTCTACCGAGGAAGTTTGTAAGAAATTAAAAGCAGAGCTTGAGTTGGACGATGCCGAGACGTACATTCTGGACAGAATACGAGAGAACAAAATTACCGGGTCTACTTTATCTGAGATAACGTTGGCGGATTGCAAGGAGCTATGCCCTGATAATGTGAGCGCCGTGAGATTAAAGACATGTATTAATAAATTTGTTGATGCTGAAGAGCAGGCTCCGGAACAAGAACTAGTTTTAACCATGAAGGGATTGCACCAAACCTTGAACGAGAAATTGCAAGAGTTCCAGTCGAATTACGCACAGCTACGGCTTGACCTATTGGAGATTGTGAAAAGGAATACTGTTTCCGGTATTGGTATGGCATCAAGCCAATCAAACCAAGTGCCACAGCAAGGTCCACAATCTTCATCACAAGATTACTTCGACAGGACGCCTCACCATCATTCCTCGCATACACCTTCATCGCCTAAATTCAGATCAAATTCGAACCCTGGGGTAACATCACAAGCTGGTGGTACACGAAATGTATCATCGCCTCATACATCTACTACACCGGGATCAGCAGGTGGTCCTCCGGGAGGTGCACCGGCAGCACCAAGCTCGGAACCTATGAAGCAATTACGTGCCTCTAAAGAAGATTCATGCGAAAAGGTGTTAAGAAATGCAATGAAGAGACATAATTTGAACGAAGCAGATTGGAGACAGCATGTGTTAGTGATATGTTACGGAGATCAAGAGCGTGTTCTTGAACTAGACGAAAAGCCGGTTCAAATATTTAAGTCTCTAAAACAACAGGGCCTACATCCGGCTATTATGCTAAGGCAGAAGGgtgactttgaagaagttggagaAATGGCTGCAACACCTGGCGGAAGATTATAA
- the RRP7 gene encoding Rrp7p has product MNRNSTDEQYFPRKRASIEGIEPVVVGVVICLSVMAPVQMQNGFLVVPFLLPEVKSLKEKTSKAHHYMFVRKHQSKLDNEQHCLFLVNLPLLTKFENLKKNFQEICRKYEMVSHVQGLLYHDEFGLHDVDLSSLTSSLMSVDDPSEKRFTPRNTSLLQFVDKQSMENCWEALRKYSSNKKQEHIVWEFESPSIETFTAFYRPLPLEYLKADIHEHMALFEQREQQAQEEVQSSIVDEDGFTLVVGKNTKSLNSIRKKILNRNPLLKHEKPKKMPNMVDKKAKKDFYRFQVRERKKQEINELLSKFKQDQERIKEMKNKRRFNPYT; this is encoded by the coding sequence ATGAACAGAAATAGTACAGATGAGCAATACTTTCCCAGGAAAAGAGCTAGTATAGAGGGTATTGAGCCAGTTGTAGTAGGAGTTGTTATCTGTTTATCAGTCATGGCACCTGTACAAATGCAGAACGGATTCTTGGTAGTACCGTTCTTACTACCAGAAGTGAAGAgtttgaaggaaaaaacGAGTAAGGCGCATCACTATATGTTTGTGAGAAAGCATCAGTCGAAGCTAGATAACGAACAACATTGCTTATTTTTGGTTAACCTTCCACTATTAACAAAGTTTGAGAATCTTAAAAAGAACTTCCAAGAAATCTGCCGCAAGTATGAGATGGTGTCGCATGTACAGGGCCTATTATATCATGATGAATTCGGATTGCATGATGTGGACCTATCATCTTTGACATCTAGTTTAATGAGTGTGGACGATCCAAGTGAGAAAAGATTCACTCCTAGAAATACATCGCTGTTGCAATTTGTGGATAAACAGTCCATGGAGAACTGTTGGGAAGCATTGAGAAAGTACTCATCAAAtaagaaacaagaacatATTGTATGGGAGTTCGAGTCTCCTTCAATCGAAACATTCACCGCATTTTACCGTCCTTTGCCATTAGAATACTTGAAAGCTGATATCCATGAGCACATGGCTCTATTTGAGCAAAGAGAACAACAGgctcaagaagaagtacaaTCCTCCATCGTCGATGAGGATGGATTTACTTTGGTGGTAGGAAAGAACACCAAGTCTTTAAACAGTataaggaagaagatcttgaaTAGAAATCCTCTCCTCAAGCATGAGAAACCTAAGAAAATGCCAAACATGGTAGATAAGAAGGCTAAGAAGGACTTTTATAGATTCCAAGTTCGtgagagaaagaagcaagaaaTTAATGAATTGCTCTCGAAGTTTAAGcaagatcaagaaagaataaaggaaatgaagaacaagagacGGTTCAATCCTTACACTTAG
- the SDH7 gene encoding Sdh7p (mitochondrial) → MQVNPILRQAVKRAVRPRRPASKRPHQPLLPPLQLYRRILREHKNLPPMQRELGDQYVKSEFKLHKNTDNPLYIVGFLASWQDYLHMISRGQWTEGTLSADLLEKMSPEQVTQLYELMKEAEQLKSEN, encoded by the coding sequence ATGCAAGTTAATCCAATCCTCAGACAGGCGGTTAAAAGAGCAGTTAGACCCAGAAGACCAGCGTCCAAGAGACCTCATCAACcgcttcttcctcctttgCAACTATACCGCAGAATACTAAGAGAACACAAAAACCTCCCACCCATGCAACGAGAACTTGGGGATCAATATGTTAAAAGCGAATTCAAGCTGCACAAAAACACCGATAATCCACTATATATAGTTGGTTTTCTAGCATCATGGCAGGATTATCTGCATATGATCTCGCGCGGTCAGTGGACAGAGGGTACCCTATCCGCAGACCTGCTCGAGAAAATGTCCCCAGAACAAGTTACACAATTATACGAACTAATGAAGGAGGCTGAACAGCTCAAATCTGAGAATTAG